The Mytilus edulis chromosome 4, xbMytEdul2.2, whole genome shotgun sequence nucleotide sequence agaaacacctTTAaaccacaacaacaaacgacaaccgctgcACACCAAGCTTTGAAAATGACAAAACCTTACTTAAAAAGACTTACTTCAATTTGCTAAAAAGTGGCATGATTATCTAAAGAGGTAAACCCTACTGCAGCCCAACATATGTAACGAAAAAGGattttgaacaaaaatttgatCCCACATCCGGCTGAAAAAGGATAAATAACTACTTTAAAACCGTTTCATGAATAAATTCGATATCATTAACAGTGATTGATACGTGAAACTATGGATATCTTTATTCAAACTTTGATGTAACAACATCAAAACCAAAGCCATTATGAATGCGAAAGACCAAAGACTTCTAAAAAGAAAAATCTCGACTGTTTTTTTAAGCTCCTTGAAATTAATACAGTAAAGTCACGACTGATATCTATAATAATTCCATTAACAAAGACAGTGTAATCAGCTGCCTTTTGTTACTAGTAGTTTCTTCAAAGCATATCTTCATGATAATTCTGtttgccatatatatatatatatatatacaatgtaaaaaGGTTAAAATAATATCACAGATCATTCGGCGTGGGGTTTATAATCACAAATCATAAATTCtattaaacaatttcaaatatttctttgaaattttagcGATACGAAGAAAATGTCTCCATTTCCCATTGGAAATATTTTTGTTACAAGAGGTTCGTGATATCGAATAAGTTAGTCTGTTTGCTTTTATAAGATGCAGGAATGTAGGGTTAAGTTGTATTCGACTTTCCGTTTAACTTGGCAGTGAAATTGTTTCGGTAAAATACTATAAACATACAAACTTTGGCTTTGAAATTATACAGGAAAAAGATTATATTGATAAAGAGGCAATTGTATTTCAGTGGATTTTTTCATTGAAGATTTCTAATTGAATATATATGCACTGAAAATAAGTACAAAATTACGCAATTAGAGTGTAAAAGTATGAAACAGCATGCTCGATGTGATACTAtatcttcaaaaatataaaaatatttactgaaatttgtaaatatttttgaaagttgATAAATGTTCTGTTTGACAGAAGCGTCTCAAAGTACAGTGTTCGTTTGTCGTCATACACTTTTTCTTGGAGCTTAATGATAACGACTGGTAATCTCTTTATCAGTTTATCAAAGGTGAACACTGCGATTTTTGATAACATGTTTTCCAATCGTGATAATGCAGAAACCAAGCGTTTTACCTACCGTGTCTTGAAAAGTAAGTAGGTTAGAAGATCTTCGATTTACTTTAATACCATGTTCTTTCATATATATCTTAAATACAAATTGATTGATGTCAAACTGATCAGGTATTTATATTTCACATTTAAAATCAGTACAAATATGAAGGGTGGTCTCGTGAGAATAAAGGGTGGTCTCGTGAGAATACAAGAACAACTCTGCAAAACTAATCTCTAATCTTGCCGgccattatttattatttatttacttttatatcaaataaaatttctTGTTATTTACTTGTATACAAGTAATacaatttcaatttaaatttcattACGTAAGCAAACACAGCAAGAACACAATCACATATTCATTTATGATcacaaaaaatagttaaaaatgtctCATTATGCATGGGTTTTCATTGCGCATCTAGTACGGGTCATTTTCTGAAACACAAGTTTCGAAAAATTTACAGTATACATGTGTTGTCTGTGTGCACTTATATGGTAATTGTCTGAACATAAGAGCTGCTACGATACTACAAAAGTGAAGAAGAGAATTGCTGAACCATCCGACACAAGCCAGTTGACTTTTATCTCTCTTATATTTGGTTTATACGccagtactatatatatattatagtcattATGAAAAACTAATAATGAAAAATGTGGAATTTACAAGGCCAAAAATAACTCTGTACTTATTATAGAATACAATCAAAGgcagcttttatgtatttttaaaaacatttaacaattataaaatatgCACCTTTGACTGTCGAATGTTTTAACAGGATAAGCTCGACTGGTGTGACGTCATAGTGGATTGGATATTGTGGACTCTTTTATGGGTTCAGTCTTATGGTGGCAACTGCCAAGGTTTAAATGAACATTCTATGATGtgtttttaactgttttttgCTCTAAAGTCTTTTCTACAGAGTCATTATGTCTTTCTTcgattttttactttaaatttttcttactttttatgTAAGGTATGTCCGCGGAAATGCGAAATTCACTCTATATAATTTCACCGATATGTGTCACAATCGAAATGTTTTCGCAATCTTAATAAATCTTTTGGAACTGGAATATTCGTCTCATCTTAAACCTCGCCGATTATGTTTATTCCTTCTATATTGTAACTCTTTGACTGTGTTCTTGATTAATTTAATAATACCACAGATGCTAACAACTGCCATCGTTGAGGAAGATTACACTTTGATTTGCTATTAACTCAAAGtgcatctttaaaataaaatgcaaaacatGAAACACATGTGCAAGTAAGGTAGAAATTACCTAGGGTTGTAAATTTCTAATAAAATTTTACGTCCCAAAATTGATCAAACAAATTGTTATTCAACTTTGACACGTAGGGTGTTATTAAAGATTTGTTTAAATCTCCATAACAACAGATGGATTAAAATCGAATTCTAACGGAGAACGTTCTGTTTGAAGATGTCAGATAATCGTTCATACAGCAATGTTCATTTATGTTGATCTCTGTAAGTCAACTTGAATTGATACTTTTCTTAATGGACCACGGATATTTGACTTGTTAAGTGCCTATTTATTTAAGTTTTCTGTTACAATACATTatcagtttttttgtttgaaatgttgAATCGATTTCTATGTATATCCTGTATAGACAAAACATCAGAGAAACGACTTTTAAAAATCAACATAGtaaaattctttcaaaatttcaatcgaAAAGTGAATTCATTTGTtggaaaataattattttaaataaatttcttccATGTTTGTCAATCatatattcatttcaatacaaaTCCAAAAGATGCAAatattaaggtttgtttttatgttgaatAAACGAAGATACAATTTTGCCACGACAAAAACGGAAATCGAAAGGTACTAAAAGCCTTTCGAAAAGTACGGAAAACAAGTATTTAGAATTTTCTGAAACGTTTATTCATCAgatatgtttttaaatgtttttttttttatagaataaacCATGAATACAAACTACCACGATCCATGAAAATCTGAAGATATCAAAAGCCAAACCAAAAGATATGGACGATCTACAACAATTGACAAAATCTGTTCCAATCGTGTCtacattatttttaaatacaggataaatatcataattattCTAAAATCCCCATCTCACCACTAAATTGACCCtccctccccccccaaaaaaaggttccgtatttcattattatttcattgttatgtCTGGTCACTTTCATGTTACTAGAGTTGTCAATATGCCGTTATAAGCATGTAAGATGCCAATAATATTTCACCAAACAAGGCTCAAGTATGAGCATCAGACTCACTCAAGACAAAAATTTTACCTGCTTCAGTATCTTTACATTAGATATCTTgtatcaaaatatctatttttgtAATGAAAGTTACCATAAGTTGAAGAAATCTAAAACACGGCCATTTTCGAAAATTTCTTCAGTTTGTTTTTCTAAAATCGATGGCCAAAAGTAATTGATTAGAAAACGTCACACTTATATCTTATGTCTAGTGAACATCTGAACGGTAAGTTATTCCATAGGTCTAACTATATaactttttggtcctcaatgctcttcaactttttacttgtttggctttacaactttttttatctgagcgtcactgatgagtcttatgtagacgaaatgcgcgtctagcgtattttaattataatcctggtacctatttataaatattttttctatttcaaggagaaaaagtggtattattatgtaattagGAGGGGAAGTTAATAAGTTCTTTTTAATGCTTTAAAAATTTCTTAATCACAAAGTGCCATAACCGAAGACGCGATGAAGAACGCGCAATAAAAGGAAGCACTGAAAAAACATCGTTATTCCAGACgacaaaacataatatataccAGTAAAATAGCGCAACAAAATTTCGTACCAAAGAATGCTAGCAATTTCTGAAAGCAAGCTAATATTATCCAATCAtctgataaataaatcatgtaattTTACAGCTTAGAGAGACATCTGAACTCTCGAATAGATTTCacacatctatatatataaatatgtttgcaTAATGTCGAAACATAAAAGTTTTTATATCATTAGTCATGTATTGAAGTATGATAAATACACAGGTTGACGTCAAAAAGGCTGATTTATTATAACATGCTGAAATTCAATCTTTAGCTTTTTCTTGGTACCAATCTGCATTTTACTTTTAgaatttgattgattcattttTTAGTGTGTTCAATGCCACTTTCAGCAATACTGGCTATTTCATAGTGCACAATTTTTATGGTTAAATTCAACGGGTGTAGAGATAACTTCTTCAGACATTCATTATGAAAACTGGCAATTTTTGTAATTAAAGATTGATGCCGTGTGATGATTTCGAAAACTCAGTCTCCTATTTGATACTTCAATGTGTCTGTTTGTAATTTTATTGGGGTATAAAAGCGATAATCAAGTAAGCGCTTCATGTTAACAATGTGCGCGAAAGGTACCTAGAGCATAATATTCAAAATCTAAGAGAAACTAACAACCTCTCGAATAAAATCGATAGAAGAAAACACTTTGTGTAAAATATTGATCGAGCAACACAGATGCAATGCATCAAAAAGTAGAGATGATATCAGGTACTCTGGAAGGGCAAACAAAATCTTGCTAGATAGTAGTTTCAACCGTCGTCATAGATACTCATAGTAAGTACTAATCCAGTTACGTGTTTTACTATGTGAGGTCACAATCAGGGAAAGGGGACGGTACATTAATAACGAACATTGGGATATATGAGCCGTTTCAGAAACTAAAGGACTGTGGGTAATTCAATTGTTTGtaccccaaaataaaaaaaaaagtcacgtcattggttgaatttccattgtttaggacgtgtttaaccaatcacgatgctttggtgtacgcttttgaaaatattacccagaatgcattagattctgaaaaggtgaATTGTGAGACCGATATTCCATAACGTCAATCAtgtcgtgatggcgtccgttaaactttcgaagggatgacttcaaccTTACTAGTTAGAACCCATGTTTGAATAGCTTCCTTGCCACATAGAAAACATAATCGAAAAGcggaaatcatctcttttgtcataaagttttgttctcaactGGCCCGATATTTTCAACTTCTGTACGTTAGTTAACTATCAACAACACGATTCCTGTATAATCTTCAATAGGTACACTATAAACTAGAAGTCGAAGTGGTCATATGCAGAAAGCCTTTGAAATCATAAAAACCCAAAAGCAGGACCGGTACGTAGAACTGGTTCCCCGACAGATGGTGTTCTCGGTGCATGGATATCAGTACATCAGCACCTGTACTGACTGAGTTAAAGTAAAAGTGACACGTATATctctatttcttttatttaatgtCGCAAAAACTTAATTTCAATCATACAAAGATTCCAgtgaaataaaatttgtatttttaatttatttaacatttttgctaGCATTCTTTGATTTTTTACCCTCAATTACTTTAACAGATACTAGTGTTTGAAAGAACATTAATTGTTAACtttaataaaaacatgaaaaagacatTGTTCGTTGAGCTTTTGATGCATGTTAGAGGTAGGCATCGCTTGATTTCTTACACGATAGGAGTGGAAAGCATTTCGAATCTCTGGTTTACTATTTACCTAAGGTGAACTGTGCAATATCATTTACCGAGATACAGATCAAAGATTAGAAGACGAACAGGAATGACACTCGTAACGTTTCGGgttctttcatatttttatacTAGATCAATTCTTTGAAGTGGTTTTACCGGCAAAATGTGAGGTTATGAAGAAAGCAATAGTATACTATACAAATAATTTGCTTACGATACTATTTGATAGTAAAGATATGAATCAGAAAGTCACAAAGTGTACTATCTGAAActaacatttaaaatttgatttttcttcttcaaaaattATATTGTAATGGAAAGTTTGCATATCGTTTTTGACCGAACATCAAAATATTAGAATGCAGAAAAATGAAACATAgcaacttttaatattttagaaaCAACTCTATATAAAGAGATCTAAAATAAtacaattgattgattgtttacgTGGCAAGTGCAGGACCAAAACAAATTCGTGACGATCCAATCGCTAGTTTCTGCTAATTTTAGTCAACCTAGTTGAGGTGGAGAAATTAGGATTTTAACtttaaaagagttttttttttaaataggactTACACTTTGCCTTTAAACATATAAagtacaaacaaaaaatgtaagcATCTAGGAACTCATAGGAAGTTATTTAAATGGTTCGATACTTTGGACACTATGATATCTGTCTTGAAGATGCATCGGATTTAGTGTACCTATTTGGACCAGACGTGACTATGTATTTATACATGCCTCATAGTCAGACGGACGCTTCTTTTAAGCATGGAAGATATCTAGGTAACCATCAATGCAAATGTCTAGAATcgattttatttataaaactctTATTGTCCTATTTGCAACACTTTTGAATAGCAACATTTTCCCACtataataactttttatttttcatttagttATTAAAACAATGTGAGTAACGtccagaaattaaaaaaagtattagttGGCACTTATTTTCATGAAACCTCGTTACCATGACCTCCAAATTTGTAAAGATAAGACAAAATAAACCAAATTCCCACGAATACttcaaaattcatttatttattgatgTAAGTTTGCAGGGTTAGATATTTAAGCAATTTTACGTCACTAAACAgttgttgttttattgtttttggctttttaagGTGACTTCCGATACTAAGGGAGATAACAACATTTTACTGATGTAAAACTGGTTCCCGTTTAAAAATTTAGGATATATCGCCTGTATATCTAGGTCACGGTAACAGTTCCGATGTCTTTTTGTTTTGGACTTTGAAAGAAGTGGAAGTGAAAATTTTACGAGAGAAATTTAGAGAAATTGTTTTAAGTTTGGCATCTTATTTAATGCACATTGTATAAAACTTGTACAGCACATATACATACACATTgagacaaacaaaacaaaacttgtaTTAATCCAGTTTTtcccaaaacacaaaaaaacataaatatatttcatattgacCGCCATTTTTGATTTGtgtcttgaattttttttatttttttttctgtcttattTATCTTCCCCGTTgttcatattaatattttttcctttggcttgtttcatatttataaattattaaattaaaataaacgtCTGGGCTCGCATTTCGGGTGATAATCCGGAAGCTTATTATTGTTACAAAGTCTTTAAAAGAAAACAACCTACCTGTATGTCATTGATAAAGCTGAAAAAGAGCGCTAGCAGGCCAATTCCAACACCAGAAGGGCCACAAAAGTACAAACCAGTTCTTTTGAGTGATAGCATTGGggccaaaatacaaaaacaaaaatttcatcAGCAGCATAGAGAAATTAGTTTTTGGTGTGAAGGAGGTCGCAACGTTAACTCAGCAGTGTCTTGGCTAGAAGACAACTTAGAAACAGAGCTACAACTCATAGATAGGAATATCTGGTTATACATTCTTATTGGTACCTGTGATTTTACTGAACTGAATAAAAGAACAAGACAGATCAAAATACGGTACCAAGATACACAGGATATTGTTGAACATCTTACTACAAAATACAGGGAAATAATAAAACAACTCGAAAAGCTCTCTCCACATAGTAAATATACTATCCTTGAAATCCCATTCTTTTCCATTGTTGAGTGGAATAAAATTCAGAAGTCAAAGAAAAAGGACCAAAATTACAAATTGAAAGATACAGAGGAAAAAGAACAACAAGACGAAGACCATACATTAGAACATCAAATCATAGAGGTCAACAAAGccatcaaaaatataaatttagaaAGTCAACATCATCCTTCTAGTCTTAACAGTGACCTGTATAGAACGTCTAACAGGCAAGCCAGAAAATATAAAGGTGAAGGAGAAAGTAGCAGACACGCCGGCGACGTCAAAAGCAGGCGCCTTTACAATATCAGTTTGTTGTATGACGGGATTCATCCTAACGACCATTTAGCCCGTGCTTGGTTAATGAAGTTCACTCTTCAGACTATCAAAGATTGCTGGATAACAGAAAAACAAGGGGAAGAAAAAGAAAAGGATCTGAATAACAACtagaggataaaaaaaaaaacaaaaaacaaaaaacaacaaaatcataaCATTTTATTATAGTGATCAGGACAACAAAATTTAAGGTCAGCGTGGGACTCCGCGCTATACCACTAATTACAGTTTTCCAGATACTGAGTATCAGGTCAGTGTGGGACTCCGCGCTATACCATTTGGCTCAACTGGATAACTTTGTTTAGATCTCTGTCCTGAAACCTATAATAAAAAATCCATAGCAATAACCAGCTTATccgaatatatatttaaaaagtcagGATATAGGATTCAGAGAacataacaatatttaaaaatctgCTACACCATACATAGTAGCTTACCATCCACAATCAGGGTTAGGTCAGCGTGGGATTCCGCGCTACACCACTATACCCCTGTGGATAACCATATATAGATATTAAAAGTAGACTGAATGCTATGAGTTACTGATTAGTTaaagagaataaaaaaaaaaaaaatccaatatatatccaacaacaaaacaatatattgataaaatagaccaaaaaaaatatcagaaagtATGGAATTAAGGAAATTTAGGAAAACAGCCTCAACAGGAGATCTTCAACCATCAACAATTAACACCAGGCTGTATACCTTAAATAAAGAGAAAGCCctcaaaaaaaaatcagatgcCTGCCAGAGACAACATTTAAAATACGAACTTAAGGCAGGAAATAATTTCGTTGTAGAAATGAGTGCAGGAGCATATGAAATACTAAAAGGAGAAAtacacaaaatactgaactctacaGATGAAAACAGCCTCGCCGTAGTACAAAAACAAGATGGAGTCGAGGAGGCAGGTTTAACAGTTGACTCATGCTACCGAGTATATAACAGGAAACAAAATGGACAAGCCGGCAGTGTATTGAAATTCTCCATTAACCTATACCATACCAGCTGTTCAATGAACGTTAATGGAAAGAGAGTAGATATATTTATCAATGACATTTTTGATAAACTATGTGAAAAAATTAGAAAGGAATATTGCGAGGTACAATTACTTAACAACAGTATTCATACCTGCATATCTCAAATGAAGAAGTACTCTTCAAAAGTGATACAAAAGTCTATAACAAACAGCGACAATAGGCAGGGTAGTCATCAAAAAGACAATGAAACTAGTCTGAATATATACAATAGAAACAACCAGAATGTAGAATTACAAGGAGCTGAATCAGACACAAGTATATGTCCATCCTGCAGAAAATATGTAGAAGATGGGATAGGCTGCGATAGGTGTGACTACTGGTACCATTATGAGTGTGAAAACATCTCGAAGAATATAGGCAGTGAAGAGCTAAAACATATAGAATACATATGCAGATTCTGCAATGACGACATGCTATATGAGAGCAGAAATTACATGGAGTGCGATGAAGAACAACATAATCCTCCAGAAGATTCAAGCACAGATTTAGAGACTTATCAAATACATAATATAGAGAGTATACAGGAAATTCAAGATCAGAGCCTAGAAAATAATAATACAGAGAACATCAAGGAAATATTGATAGAGGAAAAGGAAGCCATAAAAACTTTGAATCCTGATGACCAAAATGAAGATCAGAAAATACTTCCAGAAGCAACAGAAGATGAGACTCTGGTCAAAAGGGTAATATCACCAATTCAACCCATAATAAAAATGGATACAAAATCCCAAGAGAAGAAAGCATCAGGACAATCATATGAGAATAGTCAGAACATCGACAAAACATCAATGCAATCCACAGACAAGAAAAAGGGGTCCAAATCATCAACTGGGACAAAAAGATCAGATAAAGATGAAATTATAGTCTCCCAAAAGACCAGGATACTGAATCTTGAAAACGAAATTAAACACATGAGAACTGTTATAGAGACAATCAAAACGCAAAATGATCAACCAAATCAAAACCAGACAAGAACTGATAATACAACCAGGATtgataataaccaacaagaatGGACGGCGCATAACAACATGAAAGAAATGCTGCTTGAACATCGATTAAGAGCAATTGAAGCCCAAATGACGCAAAATATGTGTATTCAAACAGCACTCACAACTCAAATTGCGCTACAGGTCAAAAACCATCCTCCTACAAATCCATATATGTGTACAGGAAATTTTCCATCTCACCCACACTTGATGAATCATGGGATACCACAATATACACATACAGCATACACAAACCAATATGTGCCAACGACAAACACACCAATGTATATGCCAACTGGAATACACAATCAATTTGCTATGCCAACTGAGATGCATAATCCATATACTATGCCAACTGGGATGCAGATGCAAGGTCCATATACTATGCCAACTGGGAGGCAGATGCAAAGTTTATATACTATACCAACATACATAAATCAGCAACAGACATCAGGAGTTTATATACCAACTGCTCCATTTGAAGTACTGCAAAGACAACAAGGGCAATATCAACACCACAACTTGTCAAATACACATATCAATCCAAACATAGGGCGACAGAATCAACGAAGAATGAATGCAACAAGCCATCCATTGAATCCCGAGCCTATACAACAGACAACAAAACCAGGACTCCTGCCACATCCTCAAAATTTCAACAAGAATATGAATCATACAGGtcaacaaaaccaaaaaaatgcaGTAAGAGCTAACACAATACAAAAGCAGCAGAACATCAATACTCAAAGAGAGAGAGATAGGGATATCTcaataaaaagcaaaataaaaaccCTTGACAAGAGAACACACAATCAAGGATTAACCGGCACGCTCAACCAAAGCCAGAGGATGGATAcacataatgaaataaatataccATCACAGGAtattgaaaaacatcaaaataccCTGACAGAACACTTGTCttgtacacatccaacatctgACAACCTAAAAGTACAGACAATCAATGACACCAGTGAAACAGATAAAGAGCAGGGAAATTTTCGTGTACTAGCCCAAGAAAGCCGCCCGCCAGATCAGGAACAAGCTGCAGGAAAGGTAAAGATTCTAATCCAACAATAGAGATTATCACAAACAACATTGAaggattaaaaacaaatattacattctTACATTCTTTAGACCTGTCAAAATCAATAGTATGTCTTCAAGAGCACTTCTTATGGGATTTTCAAATTAGAGAAATTAAAAACATACTGCCAGATATGGAAAATCATACAAGATGTTCGGATACCAATGACCCAATAGACAGTTTTAAACTTCCTAAAGGCAAAGCTGGAGTCTCCAT carries:
- the LOC139521470 gene encoding uncharacterized protein; this translates as MELRKFRKTASTGDLQPSTINTRLYTLNKEKALKKKSDACQRQHLKYELKAGNNFVVEMSAGAYEILKGEIHKILNSTDENSLAVVQKQDGVEEAGLTVDSCYRVYNRKQNGQAGSVLKFSINLYHTSCSMNVNGKRVDIFINDIFDKLCEKIRKEYCEVQLLNNSIHTCISQMKKYSSKVIQKSITNSDNRQGSHQKDNETSLNIYNRNNQNVELQGAESDTSICPSCRKYVEDGIGCDRCDYWYHYECENISKNIGSEELKHIEYICRFCNDDMLYESRNYMECDEEQHNPPEDSSTDLETYQIHNIESIQEIQDQSLENNNTENIKEILIEEKEAIKTLNPDDQNEDQKILPEATEDETLVKRVISPIQPIIKMDTKSQEKKASGQSYENSQNIDKTSMQSTDKKKGSKSSTGTKRSDKDEIIVSQKTRILNLENEIKHMRTVIETIKTQNDQPNQNQTRTDNTTRIDNNQQEWTAHNNMKEMLLEHRLRAIEAQMTQNMCIQTALTTQIALQVKNHPPTNPYMCTGNFPSHPHLMNHGIPQYTHTAYTNQYVPTTNTPMYMPTGIHNQFAMPTEMHNPYTMPTGMQMQGPYTMPTGRQMQSLYTIPTYINQQQTSGVYIPTAPFEVLQRQQGQYQHHNLSNTHINPNIGRQNQRRMNATSHPLNPEPIQQTTKPGLLPHPQNFNKNMNHTGQQNQKNAVRANTIQKQQNINTQRERDRDISIKSKIKTLDKRTHNQGLTGTLNQSQRMDTHNEINIPSQDIEKHQNTLTEHLSCTHPTSDNLKVQTINDTSETDKEQGNFRVLAQESRPPDQEQAAGKVKILIQQ